In Candidatus Baltobacteraceae bacterium, the following proteins share a genomic window:
- the accD gene encoding acetyl-CoA carboxylase, carboxyltransferase subunit beta, with product MPMPEWLRRRRSKTESSEDAALWTKCSKCGEVLYRRDLAANLYVCTKCGNHFRMSAYDRISTLVDSDFSEIGNEVQPGDPLQWVDKKSYPDKLAESREKTQLSEGIVCGFGKLGGFDVALGVMDFHFRGGTMGTVVGERIAMLLEEARRRRVPCIIFTASGGARMEEGMLALMQMAKTTAAVSHFMEEGNFFVTVLTDPTTGGVSASFAFQADVIVAEPKAMIGFAGRRVIEQTIRQKLPDNFQTAEFLLEKGHIDMVVDRHDLKPMLARLLDYATRGEKTALGAAL from the coding sequence ATGCCGATGCCAGAATGGCTGCGCCGCCGGCGCAGCAAGACCGAGTCGAGCGAGGACGCGGCGCTCTGGACGAAATGTTCGAAGTGCGGCGAAGTGCTCTACCGGCGCGATCTCGCGGCGAACCTCTACGTGTGCACGAAATGCGGCAACCATTTCCGCATGAGTGCCTACGATCGTATCAGCACGCTCGTCGATTCCGATTTTAGCGAGATCGGCAACGAGGTTCAGCCCGGCGATCCTCTGCAGTGGGTCGACAAAAAATCCTATCCCGACAAGCTCGCGGAGTCGCGCGAAAAAACGCAGTTGAGCGAAGGCATCGTCTGCGGATTCGGGAAGCTCGGCGGGTTCGACGTGGCGCTCGGCGTGATGGATTTTCACTTTCGCGGCGGCACGATGGGTACGGTCGTCGGCGAGCGGATCGCGATGCTGCTCGAAGAGGCGCGCCGGCGACGCGTGCCCTGCATCATCTTTACCGCTAGCGGCGGTGCGCGCATGGAAGAGGGTATGCTCGCGCTCATGCAGATGGCGAAGACGACCGCTGCGGTCTCGCATTTTATGGAGGAGGGGAACTTCTTCGTAACCGTTCTCACCGATCCGACCACCGGCGGCGTCTCCGCGTCGTTTGCCTTTCAGGCCGACGTGATCGTTGCCGAGCCGAAGGCGATGATCGGTTTTGCCGGCCGGCGCGTGATCGAGCAAACGATCCGGCAGAAGCTGCCGGACAATTTTCAGACTGCCGAATTCTTACTCGAGAAAGGGCACATCGACATGGTCGTCGACCGCCACGATCTCAAACCGATGCTCGCGCGTCTGCTCGATTACGCGACCCGCGGTGAGAAGACCGCGCTCGGAGCCGCGCTGTGA
- the dnaJ gene encoding molecular chaperone DnaJ, with translation MPTKDFYEILGISRDANADAIKQAYRALARTHHPDVASDKVEAEHRFKEINEAYEVLSDPQKRAHYDRFGSAGANGGFGDFGFGAQAGGFGDIFDMFFGETRSGGQQARRNAPTRGSDLRYDLEVTLEEAFAGTTKDIAFNHLAQCETCKGSGAAPNTLIVPCDRCSGSGVMRMVRQTPLGQFVTQSACTKCGGDGQVIQDPCPSCSGRGRREVERKLTVKVPAGVDDGSRIRITGSGEAGIRGGPAGDLYVYLNLARHPLFRREGNDTFVDVAASFPQAALGGVVAVPSLDGELSLNVHAGTQSGTIYRMRGHGMPTVRGTQRGDHVVTVHVVVPSKVSKRQRELLEEYARVSADRVDEKSFVDKFKEAFKPD, from the coding sequence ATGCCCACTAAAGACTTTTATGAGATTCTCGGCATTAGCCGCGATGCGAATGCCGATGCGATCAAACAAGCCTATCGCGCACTCGCGCGCACCCACCATCCCGACGTCGCCTCCGACAAAGTGGAGGCGGAGCACCGCTTCAAAGAGATCAACGAGGCCTACGAGGTGCTCTCCGATCCCCAAAAGCGCGCCCATTACGATCGCTTCGGTTCGGCCGGTGCCAACGGCGGCTTCGGCGATTTCGGATTCGGCGCGCAGGCCGGCGGTTTCGGCGACATCTTCGACATGTTCTTCGGTGAGACGCGCTCGGGCGGTCAGCAGGCGCGCCGCAACGCGCCCACGCGCGGATCGGATCTGCGCTACGATCTCGAGGTAACGCTCGAAGAAGCGTTCGCGGGAACCACGAAGGATATTGCCTTCAATCATCTCGCGCAATGCGAGACCTGCAAGGGATCCGGCGCCGCACCCAACACCCTTATCGTACCGTGCGATCGCTGCTCGGGCAGCGGCGTCATGCGCATGGTTCGTCAGACACCGCTCGGACAATTCGTTACGCAATCGGCCTGCACCAAGTGCGGCGGCGACGGTCAAGTGATTCAAGATCCGTGTCCGTCCTGCAGTGGGCGCGGCCGGCGCGAAGTCGAGCGCAAGCTCACGGTGAAGGTGCCGGCGGGCGTCGACGACGGAAGCCGCATTCGGATCACGGGCAGCGGCGAAGCCGGGATTCGCGGCGGCCCGGCGGGCGATCTCTACGTGTACCTCAATCTCGCACGCCACCCGCTCTTTCGGCGCGAAGGCAACGACACGTTCGTCGACGTGGCGGCCAGTTTTCCGCAAGCGGCGCTCGGCGGCGTGGTCGCCGTACCCTCGCTCGACGGCGAACTCAGTCTCAACGTCCACGCGGGTACGCAAAGCGGCACGATCTATCGCATGCGCGGTCACGGCATGCCGACGGTGCGCGGCACGCAGCGCGGCGACCACGTGGTCACCGTGCACGTAGTCGTACCCTCGAAGGTGAGCAAACGCCAGCGCGAGTTGCTCGAAGAATACGCTCGCGTAAGCGCCGATCGCGTTGACGAGAAATCGTTCGTGGACAAATTCAAAGAGGCGTTCAAACCCGATTGA
- a CDS encoding aminotransferase class I/II-fold pyridoxal phosphate-dependent enzyme: protein MDFDTLLQHSDPASDALVAPIYQTATFRASDAAQFDEMARRPRHERFYTRYGNPTLGQVENLLAQLEGTESALVTASGMAAISVAVLSLVRAGDHVIAQRSLYGGTTAFLETWLSRFGVETTFVDQTQPQAFAQAIRPNTRAIVLETPSNPLLQVTDLRAIAGLARERGIVTIADNTFATPYNQRPTEFGIDLVVHSVSKYLNGHSDVICGAIAGSHERIEACWETLIVIGAVLGPLDAFLVLRGLRTLAVRMERHNRSALLVAEMLARHSAVAAVHYPGLPSHPQHELARAQMRGFGGILSFEVAGGFEAAERVLSAVTLPQRAASVGGVESLIVHPAAMWGGIMSADALAQAGISPSLVRLSVGLESERDLLADLDRALRAGPSGSFG from the coding sequence ATGGATTTCGATACGCTGCTCCAGCACTCGGACCCAGCCTCCGATGCGCTCGTTGCGCCGATCTATCAAACGGCGACCTTCCGCGCGAGCGACGCCGCGCAATTCGACGAGATGGCTCGCCGGCCGCGTCACGAACGCTTTTACACGCGATACGGCAATCCCACGCTCGGCCAAGTCGAGAATCTGCTCGCGCAACTGGAAGGAACCGAGTCCGCCTTAGTCACCGCATCGGGCATGGCTGCAATCTCGGTGGCCGTGCTCTCGCTGGTACGCGCCGGGGATCACGTGATCGCGCAACGCAGCCTCTACGGCGGAACGACGGCGTTTCTCGAAACCTGGCTGTCGCGGTTCGGCGTGGAGACGACGTTCGTGGATCAAACGCAGCCGCAAGCGTTCGCGCAAGCGATTCGTCCCAATACGCGTGCGATCGTATTGGAGACGCCGAGCAATCCGCTGTTGCAGGTCACCGATCTACGCGCGATCGCGGGTCTCGCGCGCGAGCGCGGTATCGTGACGATCGCCGACAACACGTTCGCGACGCCGTACAATCAACGGCCCACGGAGTTCGGTATCGACCTCGTGGTGCACAGCGTGTCGAAATATCTCAACGGACATTCCGACGTCATCTGCGGCGCGATCGCGGGATCGCACGAACGCATCGAAGCGTGCTGGGAAACGTTGATCGTGATCGGTGCGGTGCTCGGACCTTTGGATGCGTTCCTGGTTCTGCGCGGTCTGCGGACCCTCGCGGTCCGCATGGAGCGGCACAACCGATCGGCGTTGCTCGTGGCGGAGATGCTCGCGCGGCATTCGGCGGTGGCCGCCGTCCACTACCCCGGACTGCCGTCGCATCCGCAACACGAGTTAGCGCGCGCGCAGATGCGAGGGTTCGGAGGCATCCTCAGCTTCGAGGTCGCCGGTGGATTCGAGGCCGCCGAGCGAGTGCTCTCGGCGGTAACGCTCCCACAGCGCGCGGCGAGCGTCGGCGGCGTCGAATCGCTCATCGTGCATCCGGCCGCGATGTGGGGCGGCATCATGAGTGCCGACGCGCTCGCGCAGGCCGGCATCTCCCCGTCGCTCGTGCGCCTCTCGGTGGGGCTGGAGAGCGAGCGGGATTTGCTCGCCGATCTGGACCGCGCGCTGCGAGCCGGCCCCAGCGGCTCTTTTGGGTAA
- the hrcA gene encoding heat-inducible transcriptional repressor HrcA yields the protein MKNGPGDLDKRKAYILATVVYEYIATAEPVGSQSLTQKYNLGVSAATVRNDMAELEAAGYLVQPHTSAGRVPSDSGYRTYVDDLMQPELLATEDRHRIRDELRDASRELDEIIDNTTRLLGRLSRNVAFVTKPSPDSQSFRHVQLIWLSARTGVAIVVTSLGVSAQSMFEVGADISPDDLTRLSNALNVRLSNRMLREIGEADVAGAVAELGLHDDLKHAVLAALRNAGSAEAPTVSAAGAQNLLDQPEFQDLRKLRSILRIVEEQKTLYDLVADSMVSDATSVKIGHELGSDEMTDFSIVTVPYRFGEHAIGMLSILGPRRMPYARLMALASGTAETLSERLADVEIK from the coding sequence ATGAAGAACGGCCCGGGCGATCTCGACAAGCGAAAGGCGTATATTCTGGCGACCGTCGTCTACGAATATATCGCCACGGCCGAGCCCGTCGGCTCGCAGAGCCTGACCCAGAAGTACAACCTGGGCGTCAGCGCGGCCACCGTGCGAAACGATATGGCGGAGCTCGAGGCTGCGGGCTATCTGGTTCAGCCGCACACCTCGGCCGGGCGCGTGCCCTCCGACAGCGGGTACCGAACCTACGTGGACGATCTCATGCAGCCGGAGCTGCTCGCGACCGAAGACCGCCACCGTATTCGCGACGAACTGCGCGACGCGAGCCGCGAACTCGACGAGATCATCGACAACACCACGCGCTTGCTTGGCCGGCTCTCGAGAAACGTGGCGTTCGTCACCAAACCCTCGCCCGATTCGCAGTCGTTCCGCCACGTGCAACTGATCTGGCTTTCCGCTCGCACCGGCGTCGCGATCGTAGTGACCTCACTCGGCGTCTCGGCTCAGAGCATGTTCGAAGTGGGCGCCGACATCTCACCCGACGACCTCACGCGACTTTCGAATGCGCTCAACGTTCGGCTGTCCAACCGGATGCTTCGCGAAATCGGCGAGGCCGATGTGGCGGGGGCCGTCGCGGAGCTCGGGCTGCACGACGACCTCAAGCACGCGGTACTCGCCGCGCTGCGAAACGCCGGCTCGGCGGAAGCGCCGACCGTCTCGGCGGCAGGCGCGCAGAACCTCCTCGATCAACCCGAGTTTCAAGATCTTCGCAAGCTGCGCTCCATTCTGCGAATCGTGGAAGAACAGAAAACGCTCTACGATCTGGTCGCCGATTCGATGGTGAGCGATGCGACCAGCGTGAAGATCGGCCACGAACTCGGCTCTGACGAAATGACGGACTTTAGCATCGTGACGGTTCCCTATCGCTTTGGCGAACATGCCATCGGCATGCTCTCGATTCTCGGGCCGCGGCGCATGCCGTACGCGCGCTTGATGGCGCTCGCGTCCGGTACTGCCGAGACGCTCTCCGAACGGCTAGCGGACGTAGAAATTAAATAA
- a CDS encoding 16S rRNA (uracil(1498)-N(3))-methyltransferase: MEGVRAPGDIVAFGGADARKIATVLRLREGDAVAVIDSTATLFAATLDRSLHAVLGARVAGGESERGLRVTVAQGIPKGQKMDFVVEKLTELGVTALLPFESERSVVIGAGGNKVERWRRLAKTAAAQCGRREIPAVESPLTFADVIARFEGYDCVLFPWELAPRALLRDALPAAVANARDVLVVIGPEGGFSHAEAEAATAAGARVLSLGSRILRTETAGIALLAILNYATEGDA, encoded by the coding sequence GTGGAAGGCGTACGCGCGCCGGGCGATATCGTTGCGTTCGGGGGTGCCGACGCACGTAAGATCGCAACGGTTTTACGCCTGCGCGAAGGCGATGCGGTCGCGGTGATCGATTCGACCGCGACGCTCTTCGCGGCCACGCTCGATCGATCGCTTCACGCGGTGCTCGGCGCGCGCGTTGCCGGCGGTGAATCGGAGCGGGGGCTGCGCGTTACCGTCGCCCAAGGCATTCCGAAGGGCCAGAAGATGGACTTCGTGGTGGAGAAACTCACCGAGCTCGGCGTAACGGCCCTATTGCCGTTCGAATCCGAACGATCGGTCGTCATCGGAGCCGGCGGCAATAAAGTCGAGCGCTGGCGCCGCCTCGCGAAGACCGCCGCCGCGCAGTGCGGGCGGCGCGAGATTCCGGCCGTCGAAAGCCCGCTTACGTTTGCGGATGTAATCGCGCGCTTCGAGGGCTACGATTGCGTGCTCTTTCCCTGGGAGCTCGCGCCGCGCGCGTTGCTGCGAGACGCGTTGCCGGCCGCCGTGGCTAACGCGCGCGACGTGCTGGTCGTGATCGGACCGGAGGGCGGTTTTTCGCATGCCGAAGCCGAGGCCGCAACCGCGGCGGGTGCGCGCGTGCTCTCCCTCGGATCGCGGATATTACGCACGGAGACCGCCGGCATCGCACTCCTAGCGATTCTAAACTACGCAACGGAAGGGGACGCATAA
- a CDS encoding TlpA disulfide reductase family protein, with amino-acid sequence MNVVHVLLLAASASTGLANIHFGAPPPAFDIPTARGAVPLTTLRGRPVVINFWATWCPPCTTELPYFGRLKQIYGDRIALVTISSEPAGVARSYLTGHHEALPLLEDSTGKLSKAYSIAEVPDTLVLDSAGNVAYVSVGGLDWSELQAAVEAALTRPPRGGALKAIGSPGRRLLR; translated from the coding sequence GTGAACGTCGTCCACGTCTTACTGCTTGCGGCAAGCGCGTCGACCGGACTCGCGAACATTCATTTCGGCGCGCCGCCGCCCGCGTTCGACATCCCAACCGCGCGCGGTGCCGTTCCGCTTACGACGTTGCGCGGCCGCCCGGTGGTGATCAATTTTTGGGCAACCTGGTGTCCGCCGTGCACGACGGAGTTGCCCTACTTCGGCCGCCTCAAGCAGATCTACGGCGATCGGATCGCGCTAGTAACGATCTCGTCCGAGCCCGCCGGCGTCGCGCGCAGCTACCTTACCGGCCACCACGAGGCGCTGCCGCTGCTGGAAGACAGCACCGGCAAACTCTCCAAAGCCTACTCCATCGCCGAGGTGCCCGACACGCTGGTCCTCGACTCGGCCGGAAACGTGGCATACGTCTCGGTCGGCGGGCTCGATTGGTCCGAACTCCAAGCAGCCGTCGAGGCAGCGCTGACGCGACCGCCCAGAGGCGGCGCGTTAAAAGCTATTGGCAGTCCGGGCCGTAGATTGCTAAGATAG
- the acs gene encoding acetate--CoA ligase, whose translation MKNADAIEALSQESRRFPPPAEFAKNANARPEIYEEAERDYLAFWASWARKLEWMTPFTKTLEWNEPFAKWFSDGELNVSVNCLDRHVRAGKGDKVAYYYEGEPGDRWTITYRALLDEVCRFANGLRKLGIKKGDRVAIYMPMIPELPIAMLACSRIGAAHSVIFGGFSPDSIVDRVNDAQCVALITADQGWRRGNHVALKHNCDIAMEQTPSIEHCIVAKRVGEPIEMKPGRDVWYADVVEGQPTECEPERMNAEDLLYLLYTSGTTAKPKGIKHTTGGYLTHVTATHKLVFDLKEDQDVYWCAADIGWVTGHSYIVYGPLANGASSVIYEGTPDFPDKDRLWSIVERYKVTILYTAPTAIRTFMKWGESYPQKHDLRSLRLLGSVGEPINPEAWMWYREHIGGNRAPVVDTWWQTETGGIMISPLPGITSTPPGSATQPLPGIAADIVNDLGESVPLGGGGYVVVTRPWPGMLRGIYGDDERYKQTYWSKFPHMYLAGDGCRRDTEGNYWFMGRIDDVMNVSGHRISTTEVESALVDHPKVAEAAVCGKLDDITGQAIYAFVSLRGADPGSAALADELRDHVAEQIGKFTRPKYITFTQELPKTRSGKIMRRLLRDVAEGRTLGDTTTLADAAVVKELQTRATQESSKEES comes from the coding sequence ATGAAGAACGCCGATGCAATCGAAGCGCTCTCCCAAGAGAGCCGTCGCTTTCCTCCCCCGGCGGAGTTTGCAAAAAACGCCAACGCGCGACCGGAAATTTACGAAGAAGCCGAACGCGACTACCTCGCATTCTGGGCTTCGTGGGCGCGCAAGCTCGAATGGATGACGCCGTTTACCAAGACGCTCGAATGGAACGAACCGTTCGCGAAATGGTTTTCGGATGGCGAGCTTAACGTTTCGGTGAACTGTCTCGATCGTCACGTGCGCGCCGGCAAAGGCGACAAGGTCGCCTATTATTACGAAGGCGAACCGGGCGATCGCTGGACGATCACGTATCGAGCCCTGCTCGATGAAGTCTGCCGGTTCGCAAACGGACTGCGCAAACTCGGCATTAAAAAGGGCGACCGGGTCGCCATCTACATGCCGATGATTCCCGAGTTGCCGATCGCCATGCTGGCCTGTTCGCGCATCGGCGCCGCTCACTCAGTCATTTTCGGCGGATTCTCGCCGGATTCGATCGTCGATCGCGTCAACGACGCGCAGTGCGTCGCGCTCATTACGGCCGATCAAGGCTGGCGTCGCGGCAACCACGTTGCGCTCAAACACAATTGCGATATCGCGATGGAGCAGACGCCGTCGATCGAGCATTGCATCGTTGCAAAGCGCGTCGGCGAGCCGATCGAGATGAAACCCGGCCGCGACGTGTGGTATGCGGACGTGGTGGAAGGTCAGCCGACCGAGTGCGAGCCCGAGCGCATGAACGCCGAAGATCTTCTCTACCTGCTCTACACGAGCGGCACCACGGCAAAACCGAAGGGTATCAAACACACGACCGGCGGCTATCTCACGCACGTGACCGCAACCCACAAACTGGTCTTCGATTTGAAGGAAGACCAAGACGTCTATTGGTGCGCTGCCGACATCGGCTGGGTGACGGGGCATTCGTATATCGTCTACGGTCCGCTCGCCAACGGCGCGAGCAGCGTTATCTACGAGGGCACGCCCGATTTCCCCGACAAGGATCGCCTCTGGTCGATCGTCGAGCGATACAAGGTCACGATCCTCTATACCGCGCCGACCGCGATTCGTACGTTTATGAAATGGGGCGAATCGTATCCGCAAAAACACGACTTGCGTTCGCTGCGTCTCTTGGGCTCGGTCGGCGAACCGATCAATCCGGAGGCCTGGATGTGGTACCGCGAACACATCGGCGGCAACCGCGCTCCGGTGGTCGACACGTGGTGGCAGACGGAGACCGGCGGAATCATGATCTCGCCGCTTCCGGGCATCACCTCGACGCCGCCGGGAAGCGCGACGCAGCCGTTACCCGGCATCGCCGCCGATATCGTCAACGATCTGGGCGAATCCGTTCCGCTCGGAGGCGGCGGCTACGTGGTTGTGACGCGCCCGTGGCCGGGCATGCTGCGCGGCATCTACGGCGACGACGAGCGTTACAAGCAGACGTATTGGTCGAAGTTTCCGCACATGTATTTAGCCGGCGACGGCTGCCGGCGCGATACGGAAGGGAACTACTGGTTCATGGGCCGCATCGACGACGTCATGAACGTGAGCGGCCACCGAATCTCGACGACGGAGGTCGAGAGCGCGCTCGTCGATCACCCGAAGGTCGCCGAAGCGGCCGTCTGCGGAAAACTCGACGACATCACGGGTCAAGCGATCTACGCCTTCGTTTCGTTGCGCGGCGCGGATCCTGGCAGCGCGGCCCTGGCGGATGAATTACGCGATCACGTCGCCGAACAAATCGGCAAATTCACGCGCCCGAAGTACATCACGTTCACGCAAGAACTCCCGAAAACGCGCAGCGGCAAAATCATGCGCCGCCTCCTGCGCGACGTCGCCGAAGGCCGCACCCTCGGCGACACCACCACCCTCGCCGACGCCGCCGTAGTCAAAGAACTCCAAACCCGAGCCACCCAAGAGTCCAGCAAAGAAGAGAGCTAA
- a CDS encoding polyprenol monophosphomannose synthase: MGKLKFSIVIPTYNEAGGIERLIRALDGVFKKNELDGELIVVDDNSPDGTGAIVDRLALEFPVRALHRSGKLGLSSGVIEGWRFARPDSAALGAMDADFSHDIEILPRMVAAIESGGYGLAVGSRYVKGGGITNWPLKRKVTSRVACMLAAPLTPIKDLTSGYFLVRREALDGIELDPIGFKIGLEVIAKGHYGRALEVPYVFTDRVAGESKLNEKEIFNYLKQLRKLYGGRFFPGSGKA, translated from the coding sequence ATGGGTAAACTGAAATTTTCAATCGTCATTCCGACCTACAATGAGGCCGGGGGCATCGAGCGTCTCATTCGCGCGCTCGACGGGGTTTTCAAAAAGAACGAACTCGACGGCGAGTTGATCGTTGTCGACGACAACTCTCCCGACGGGACCGGCGCGATCGTGGATCGGCTCGCGCTCGAGTTTCCCGTTCGCGCGCTGCATCGTTCGGGCAAGCTCGGACTTTCGAGCGGCGTTATCGAAGGGTGGCGCTTCGCGCGTCCCGACTCCGCAGCGCTCGGCGCCATGGATGCCGACTTTAGCCACGATATCGAGATTCTGCCGCGCATGGTTGCGGCGATCGAGTCGGGCGGCTACGGCCTCGCCGTGGGAAGCCGTTACGTCAAGGGCGGCGGCATCACGAATTGGCCGCTCAAGCGCAAAGTCACGTCGCGAGTTGCGTGCATGCTGGCCGCGCCGCTGACGCCGATCAAAGATTTAACCAGCGGCTATTTCCTGGTACGGCGCGAAGCGCTTGACGGAATCGAACTCGATCCGATCGGCTTCAAGATCGGGCTCGAAGTTATCGCCAAAGGTCACTACGGGCGCGCGCTCGAGGTACCGTACGTGTTCACCGATCGGGTCGCCGGCGAATCGAAGCTCAACGAGAAAGAGATCTTTAACTACCTCAAACAGCTGCGCAAACTGTACGGCGGGCGCTTCTTTCCAGGTTCGGGTAAGGCGTAA
- a CDS encoding acetyl-CoA carboxylase carboxyltransferase subunit alpha produces the protein MNVIVEREKGLLELEKRINELRAVNANQPVDMSAEIRALESKYAQIQQEVFGSMSPWEKVNMARHPSRPTSLDYIAQLIQFDELHGDRYFRDDPAIVGGFAKLGDRAIVVIAEQRGRDTKENLRRNFGMPSPEGYRKVKRLAHLAGRLGLPIVTFVDTKGADPGISSEEHAQSEAIASCLYEFTQAPVPIVSTVIAEGGSGGALALAIADRVLMLEHSVYTVASPEGCAAILWSDATKAEEAASRLKLTSQDLLGFGIVDEIVSEPIGGAHRDPVGTIARVLGTIETSLRKLATLSPAELREARYQKYRKIGAWQDGRQEMARIKA, from the coding sequence GTGAACGTCATCGTCGAACGCGAAAAAGGGCTCCTCGAACTCGAGAAGCGCATTAACGAGCTTCGCGCGGTCAACGCCAATCAGCCGGTGGACATGTCCGCGGAGATTCGCGCGCTCGAAAGCAAATACGCGCAGATCCAGCAAGAAGTTTTCGGATCGATGTCGCCCTGGGAGAAGGTCAATATGGCCCGCCATCCCAGCCGGCCGACCTCGTTGGATTACATCGCGCAACTGATTCAATTCGACGAGCTGCACGGCGACCGCTATTTTCGTGACGACCCGGCGATCGTGGGCGGGTTTGCAAAGCTTGGGGATCGCGCCATCGTGGTGATCGCCGAGCAGCGCGGCCGCGATACCAAGGAGAATCTGCGCCGCAATTTCGGAATGCCTTCGCCCGAGGGCTATCGCAAAGTCAAGCGGCTTGCGCACCTGGCCGGACGGCTCGGTTTGCCGATCGTGACCTTTGTGGACACCAAGGGCGCCGATCCCGGCATCTCGTCCGAGGAACACGCACAATCCGAAGCCATCGCGTCGTGCCTCTACGAGTTCACGCAGGCTCCGGTCCCGATCGTCTCGACCGTGATCGCCGAGGGTGGCAGCGGCGGGGCGCTCGCGTTGGCGATCGCGGACCGCGTGCTGATGCTCGAGCATAGCGTGTACACGGTTGCTAGTCCGGAAGGCTGCGCGGCGATCCTGTGGAGCGATGCGACAAAAGCGGAAGAAGCGGCGTCGAGATTGAAGTTAACGAGTCAGGACCTATTGGGTTTTGGGATCGTCGATGAGATCGTTTCCGAGCCGATAGGCGGTGCGCATCGCGATCCGGTTGGAACGATCGCGCGCGTACTCGGAACAATCGAAACCTCGCTGCGAAAGTTAGCGACGCTTTCGCCGGCGGAGTTGCGTGAGGCGCGTTATCAGAAGTATCGGAAGATAGGCGCTTGGCAAGACGGGCGCCAGGAAATGGCAAGAATAAAGGCGTGA